A stretch of DNA from Spirosoma endbachense:
GCTGATTTCGGATGAGGTAAGTCCATTCTCAAACCATCTCCTGTTTAGCATCGGGATGCTCCTGACCCTGCCGTTGTTGCTCAAGAAAGTCAGTATTGTAAAGCCGAACCGTAAAGGAATTGGCTGGGGACTGATGGCGGGCATTCTGGCTGTAACGGGTAATGTGGCTGTTTATAAGGCTTTTAGCGCTGGCGGCCTGGCAGCTATCGTGATTCCGGTAACGAATCTATATCCGCTCGTTACCATTGGTATTGCGCTTCTGGTCTTTAAGGAAAAACTCAATTGGATCAATGCAATTGGTATTTTACTGGCCTTACCCGCCGTGGTGATGTTGTCGGGAGAGTCGCTGTTATTTGACAATCCGGATGCTTTCTTTGAGACCATCGGCCTCAAGCCCGGGGCCGACCGTCGGTGGCTGCTGTATTCGCTGGTGGCGTTATTTTTCTGGGGGGTGTTTAGTGCCGCCCAAAAAGAGACAACTAACTATATTTCAGCCGAATGGTCGTATATGAGTTTTATTGTCTCGTCCGTACTGATCGCCCTCGTATTTTTTGTGTTTGGCTGGGCAGGGTTCGCGATGTCTACAAAAACGCTGGTGCTGGGTTCCCTAGCCGGGATGCTCAACGGCTTAGGGGTACTAGCGAGTTTTGCAGCTTACAGCGCCGAAGGAAAAGCCTCCAAAGTGACTACGATTGCCGGGGCTTTGCAACCTGTTTTTACGATTGTGTTCGCAATCCTTTTCTTGGACGAAAGTCTTTCCATAATTGAGTCACTGGGTATTGTGCTGGCGATTATCGGCGCATTGACTCTGTCATTTGAGAAACCTAAAACAGAACCGAACTCTGTAATTATATAAACCTCCATGAACCCAATCCTGGACGAGATTTTAGAAATACCTGCCCGAGCAAACGATGTTTTAAATAGTTCGATCGAACTGTTGCCGTTGCATGTTCCCTACTTAGGTATGGGATCTTCGTATTTTGCTCCGCTGGCGTTTAAGTACATGGGCCTGCCTATTTTTCCCGAATTAGCTTCGGAGTATGTTTATTATTTGTCGAAAGGCAAGAAATCCCCACTGGCCGTCATCTTATCACAGTCGGGACGGAGTAGTGAGGCCCTCTGGTGCCGCGACCTGTTCGACCAGTACGTAGCGGTTTCTAATTATACCGACAGCGATTTGTGCACTGCACCGAATGTGGCTCACGTCTTGCCGATTCTGGCAGGGGAAGAGCATTATTCGTCCTCCAAAACCTACGTTAATACGTTGGTGGCGTTGTTTAAAGGCTTTGGCTTCTTACCTGAAGCATCTGTTGCGCTGATTGCTTATAAGTTTGATCACTATCGCGAACTTGGCGAGCAACTGGCCAACGACGTATTCGCGGTGCTGAACCAGCATGAAATTCACGGCATGTACGTCACGGGCAGCGGCCCCAATATAGCAACGGCTCATGAAGCCGCCCTAATTTTGTGCGAAAGCACCAAACTTAATTTTCACGGGTTACCCATGGCGCAATACGACCATGGCCCGAAAGAAACCGCTAAAAACAGTATCGTTATTCAGATACTGGCGAAAGGGGAAGCCTATGAGCGTACAAAACGTCTGTCGGACATGATTGCTAAGGCGGGTGCACATGTGTTCACGGTTGAGGCTCTGGAGCCGATCGGCAGTCCATCGGACGAAAATTTCTCCATTCTCCACAACATTATTCCGTTCAACTTCATGGCGTATTTTCTAGCCGAAAAACTGAACATCGGCGAGACGTTTGTAGTCGGGGGGAAAGTCACCGAAGCGAATTGATGCCTGTTAAACACCGAGGGCCGGCGATTTACGGAGGTAAAAGAAAAAAGGCTGAAAACTACGGGTACTAGTGTTTGAAAAATATCAGAATCGCCCCTGTAATAAGAACTGGTCCGTTCGGGCGAATAGCAGGGAGAAAAAGCTGAAGTCACTTTTGTTCGTGTCAATTCGTTTTTCCAATCGTAATACCGGACTACCCTCTTCAACCTGGAGTTGTCTGGCAATGGACAAATCGGCGGCCAAGGCCTGAATTTTTTGCTCTCCCCCCGTAACGACTAACCCGTATTTTGTCCGTAGTAAATCAAAGAAAGAGCGATTCGCCATCCGCTGACGCGGAAAATTGGGTAGATACCGATTCGGCAAAATCAACTTTTCGTAAAACACAGGTGTGCCGTTGACAGAGCGAAGCCGATCCAGACAATAGTACGTAGCGTCTGACGCTTCATCGGTCGGATAAAACAACAACTCATTGGGGAATCCGCACAGGTAAGGTTTGGTTAGAATCGTCGTTGTGATCAGCTCGGGCGAAAGCTCCTCCAAAGTTGCCGTTTTCTCCTCGGCACTCACCGCGTGTGTTTTCAGCGACATGACACCCAACCCAATCGGGATTGCCTGCACAATACTGCCTTTCCCCTGATGTTTCCGAATATAGCCTTCCTGAACGAGTAGCGACAAGGCTTGCCGGATCGTTGGCTGCGTTAACCGGTACTGCTGCTGAAGCACGCTTTCGGAAGGCAATAGATCTCCGGCTTTGAATACGCCCCGGATAATATCCTGCCTGAGCATTTCATATAAATACTGGTATTGTGGAATTCGGTTGGGCTGATCTGTCATATCACCAATAAAGATAATACATCAGGGGTAAATCTTATCGTAAATATTACTTTATCTTATCATAATGCCTTATTTTAAAAAATATTTATATTACTGAAAAAGAACGACTTATAAAAATAAAAAATAACTTATTATAATAAGTTATTTGATTTTGTATCTATTGTTTATACCTTCGATCCAGTAGAAAAGAAAGCAACGAATTGAAGGCGATGAGGCAGTGGTTAGCGCAGAAACGAATTGTTATCATTGGCGGAACAACCGGCTTGGGGTTATCGGCGGCCAAGGCCTTCGTCGAAGAAGGGGCATCGGTTATCGTAGTCGGGCGGGATGTCGGGAATGGGCGGCTGGCTGAAGCCCAATTGGCTGGTAAAGGCATTGCTATCAACGGTGACGCCACTGATCCAGCCACGGCACGCACCGCTATCGAATGCTGCCAGGAAGCGTTCGGCGGATTCGATGGACTCTATCACGTTGCGGGTGGCAGCGGACGTCGCCAGGGTGATGGTCCGCTTCATGAGCTGAGTCTCGACGGTTGGAATTATACTTTTTCCCTGAATCTAACCTCACTCATGCTTTCCAACCAAGCGGCTGTCCAGGCATTTCTAGAACAGGGAACCGGAGGCACGATTCTGAATATGGGCTCGGTTTTGGGCTATTCACCGTCGCCTGCCTATTTCGCAACCCATGCTTATGCCGCCACTAAATCGGCAATTATTGGTTTTACCCGGTCGATCGCGGCTTATTACGCGCCGAATAATATACGTTTCAATGTACTGGCCCCGGCCCTGGTCGAAACGCCTATGGCGCAACGGGCTGCTCAGGATGATACTATTTTATCGTTTATCCAAACCAAACAACCGCTGGATGGTGGGCGAATTGGTCAACCCGGCGACCTTGACGGGGCCGCAGTCTACTTTCTCTCCGACGCATCTCAGTTCACAACCGGGCAGACCATGTCAGTCGATGGCGGTTGGAGCATAAGCGAAGGACAGTTGTAGCGCGTTGATAATCAGTGACCTACAATAAATGGATTACTAGTGAATTAACTAATAACCAATACGCAAATTGAGTCAGGCAATAGGCATTGATCTGGGGGGAACGCGCATTAAAGGCGTATTGATCGACTCTGCGACCGGAGTAATTCTTCATCAGTTAATTTCGCCTACCGGCGACGGTCCAACCGGCGATAGCGAAAGTAGCAACTGGAAACAAGCCATAGCCGATACGGCTCTGTCGCTTAACCAGCAGACAAACGAATCAATTCGGGGCATTGGTTTATCGGCTCCGGGTTTGCCAACCCCCGATAATACAGCTATTGCCTGCATGCCCGGTCGGTTGAAAGGTCTGGAAGGATTCGACTGGTCGGCCTATCTGGGTAAACCGGTTCGAGTACTGAATGATGCTCATGCAGCCCTGATGGCCGAAGCCCGGTTTGGTGCCCTGAAAAATGTGCAGCACGGTCTGATGCTTACCCTGGGTACGGGAGTAGGTGGCGGCTTATTGCTCAATGGGCATCTATACCAGGGATTTTTTCAGATGGCGGGGCACCTCGGACACATCACCGTGAATGCTGATAGCGTCCATCCCGATATTACCAATATACCCGGTAGTCTGGAAGATGCCATCGGGAACGTAACGGTGGGCCGGCGGTCGTTTGGGCGTTACAAAACCACGCACGAACTGGTCGATGGGTACCGACAGGGTGAACCACTGGCCACCCAGGTATGGCTAACCTCGATCCGGCAACTGGCCGTATCACTGGCTTCGCTAGCCAATGCATTTTCGCCGGAAATCATCGTACTGGGTGGTGGCATCATGCAGGCTGACCGGGCGTTGCTGGACCCGCTTCGAACTTTTTTTGATCTGTTTGAGTGGCGTCCGGCGGACAAAAAGACCACCCTACGTAAGGCTTATTATGAAGACTGGGCTGGCGCTATCGGCGCTGCGGCCTTCCTGAACGACTAATCGAACTAAAACGATATGAATTTAACAGCACAGTATATTCAGAAGAGCCGGGCGTTACTGGATACTATCGAAGCGCAGACGGAAACTATTCAGCAAGCGGCTACCTGGTTTAGCCGAACTATTCTGGCCGGGCGCATGGTGCATCTGTTTGGCAGTGGACACAGCCGGATTATGGTCGAGGAGATGTGGCCGCGTTATGGTTCGTTTGCGGGTTTCAATCCTATTGTCGAGCTCTCGCTTTCGTTTCATAACCTCGTGGTTGGGGCCAATGGCCAGCGCCAGGCCATGTTTCTGGAAAATGTACCGGGGCTGGCCCCGCGAATTCTACGCAACTACGACCTCTCTAATCTGGATTCTGCCCTGATCATTTCGTCTAGCGGCTGTAACGTAGTACCCATCGAAATGGCTGAATTGTTTCAGCAACAGGGTGTAAAAGTCGTCGCATTAATTTCTAAACAACATGCCGATAAAAGCACTAGTAAGCGGCCCGACGGCAAAAAGTTAAGCGATTTTGCCGACCTGGTGATGGACACAGGTGCTCCCGTTGGCGATGCGATGATCACGGTTCCGGGCCTGGATACACCGGTAGCACCGGGCTCGACTGTGGGTGGAGCTGTGGTTGTAAACTGCATTAAAGCCGAACTGGCCCGACTTCTTACTGAGGCCGGACAGCCACCAAACGTGTTGTCGGCAGCCAACGTAGTTGGTTCCGAAAGAGCCGTTACGTTATTTGAAAGTGCTTACGACGAGCATGCCCACAGGCTGGCCAAACTGTACCAAAATGTCGGTATACCGTCCTACGTTAGTGAACAGGCAGATACCCTAATTCCACAACGGCTATAATGAACCGTCGTGCATTCTTAGGAACGGCGATGGGCTCGGTTGCCGTAGTACAGGGCTGGCCAATAGCTGTCCCTAAGCCTACGTTGGGTACCCACGTTTGGGTATTTTCGTCAGACCAGCCAAACTACGATTGCTTTCCCATTCTCGATCAGGTCTTTTCCGACGTCAACTACGCTGGTTTTGATGCAATCGAACTGATGGATATCAATTTGCGGCATGACGATGCGGTTGCGAAAATTGGCGATCTAATTCAAAAAACGGGAGTTTCCGTGATCGGGGCTTCCTATAGTGGAGCTATGTGGAACAGAGAGAAACAAGCCGAAATAATTGATGATGCCGGTAAAGTCATCGAGCGACTCTCGAAACTGAAAGGTCGGGTATTGGGCCTTTCGGTTGGTGATGCCAAACGCAAAAAGACCCCTGAGGAGTTTGACGTGCAGGCAGACACGCTGAAAAAGATTCAGGCCATCAGTAAGCAATACAAAGTAGTTCCGAACCTGCATAATCATACGTATGAGGTCACCGATGGACTTTATGACCTGACCAATACGCTGCAAGGAGTACCCGATCATAAGCTCGGCCCTGACCTCGACTGGCTGTTTCAGGCAAAGGTGGATGTGCCCACCTTTCTGAAAACCTATGCCGATAAAATCGTCTACATGCACCTGCGCGACCACCTCTGGACGGGCGTCTGGTCAGAAGCACTAGGAGAAGGCATCATGGATTTTGGGGCGATTGCCCGCCAGTTGAAAAAAAGCAACTTTTCGGGCGACATCACCGTCGAACCCGCCTTCCCTTACGGCTTCAAGCCAACTCGTCCCATTCGCGACAGTTTAAAGATGAGTCGTCAGGTTGTGAAAAAACAGTTCGGCATATAAAAATGACTACCATTTTCAATCATCTTCCTATTCCGTTACTGGCCGAAACCGATATATTGGTTATCGGTGCTGGTTCGGCGGGTTGCGTGGCGGCCCTGTCTGCTGCTACCCATGATCATTGCCTTTCGGTAATGCTAGTCGAGCGCTATGGGTTTCCGGGTGGTACGTCTACCCAGATGCTCGATACGTTCTATGGCTTTTTTACCCCCGGCGCTACATCGCGCAAAATCGTTGGCGGCTGGCCCGACCGTATTGTCAACGAACTTGATAAAGTTGGTGCGGTATTTCTTCGGCCTAATACGTATGGAGCTGGAACAGGTGTAAACTACAATCCCGAACGCCTGAAACTCGTCTGGGATCAAATGATTCAGCAACACAGTATCCGGTATCTGCTGCACACAACGCTGATCGATATAGCTACGGAAGGAGAACGGTATGTCTGTATTTTCTGGAATAAAGGCGGCTTTCAAAAAGTGATTGCCCGCCGGGTGATCGACGCATCAGGTGATGCTGATTTCTGCCATCT
This window harbors:
- a CDS encoding DMT family transporter → MRNKPEAWILYSIAAAFFWGTWGVVAKLISDEVSPFSNHLLFSIGMLLTLPLLLKKVSIVKPNRKGIGWGLMAGILAVTGNVAVYKAFSAGGLAAIVIPVTNLYPLVTIGIALLVFKEKLNWINAIGILLALPAVVMLSGESLLFDNPDAFFETIGLKPGADRRWLLYSLVALFFWGVFSAAQKETTNYISAEWSYMSFIVSSVLIALVFFVFGWAGFAMSTKTLVLGSLAGMLNGLGVLASFAAYSAEGKASKVTTIAGALQPVFTIVFAILFLDESLSIIESLGIVLAIIGALTLSFEKPKTEPNSVII
- a CDS encoding SIS domain-containing protein, with protein sequence MNPILDEILEIPARANDVLNSSIELLPLHVPYLGMGSSYFAPLAFKYMGLPIFPELASEYVYYLSKGKKSPLAVILSQSGRSSEALWCRDLFDQYVAVSNYTDSDLCTAPNVAHVLPILAGEEHYSSSKTYVNTLVALFKGFGFLPEASVALIAYKFDHYRELGEQLANDVFAVLNQHEIHGMYVTGSGPNIATAHEAALILCESTKLNFHGLPMAQYDHGPKETAKNSIVIQILAKGEAYERTKRLSDMIAKAGAHVFTVEALEPIGSPSDENFSILHNIIPFNFMAYFLAEKLNIGETFVVGGKVTEAN
- a CDS encoding GntR family transcriptional regulator — translated: MTDQPNRIPQYQYLYEMLRQDIIRGVFKAGDLLPSESVLQQQYRLTQPTIRQALSLLVQEGYIRKHQGKGSIVQAIPIGLGVMSLKTHAVSAEEKTATLEELSPELITTTILTKPYLCGFPNELLFYPTDEASDATYYCLDRLRSVNGTPVFYEKLILPNRYLPNFPRQRMANRSFFDLLRTKYGLVVTGGEQKIQALAADLSIARQLQVEEGSPVLRLEKRIDTNKSDFSFFSLLFARTDQFLLQGRF
- a CDS encoding SDR family NAD(P)-dependent oxidoreductase, producing the protein MRQWLAQKRIVIIGGTTGLGLSAAKAFVEEGASVIVVGRDVGNGRLAEAQLAGKGIAINGDATDPATARTAIECCQEAFGGFDGLYHVAGGSGRRQGDGPLHELSLDGWNYTFSLNLTSLMLSNQAAVQAFLEQGTGGTILNMGSVLGYSPSPAYFATHAYAATKSAIIGFTRSIAAYYAPNNIRFNVLAPALVETPMAQRAAQDDTILSFIQTKQPLDGGRIGQPGDLDGAAVYFLSDASQFTTGQTMSVDGGWSISEGQL
- a CDS encoding ROK family protein, giving the protein MSQAIGIDLGGTRIKGVLIDSATGVILHQLISPTGDGPTGDSESSNWKQAIADTALSLNQQTNESIRGIGLSAPGLPTPDNTAIACMPGRLKGLEGFDWSAYLGKPVRVLNDAHAALMAEARFGALKNVQHGLMLTLGTGVGGGLLLNGHLYQGFFQMAGHLGHITVNADSVHPDITNIPGSLEDAIGNVTVGRRSFGRYKTTHELVDGYRQGEPLATQVWLTSIRQLAVSLASLANAFSPEIIVLGGGIMQADRALLDPLRTFFDLFEWRPADKKTTLRKAYYEDWAGAIGAAAFLND
- a CDS encoding sugar isomerase domain-containing protein, whose product is MNLTAQYIQKSRALLDTIEAQTETIQQAATWFSRTILAGRMVHLFGSGHSRIMVEEMWPRYGSFAGFNPIVELSLSFHNLVVGANGQRQAMFLENVPGLAPRILRNYDLSNLDSALIISSSGCNVVPIEMAELFQQQGVKVVALISKQHADKSTSKRPDGKKLSDFADLVMDTGAPVGDAMITVPGLDTPVAPGSTVGGAVVVNCIKAELARLLTEAGQPPNVLSAANVVGSERAVTLFESAYDEHAHRLAKLYQNVGIPSYVSEQADTLIPQRL
- a CDS encoding sugar phosphate isomerase/epimerase family protein, yielding MNRRAFLGTAMGSVAVVQGWPIAVPKPTLGTHVWVFSSDQPNYDCFPILDQVFSDVNYAGFDAIELMDINLRHDDAVAKIGDLIQKTGVSVIGASYSGAMWNREKQAEIIDDAGKVIERLSKLKGRVLGLSVGDAKRKKTPEEFDVQADTLKKIQAISKQYKVVPNLHNHTYEVTDGLYDLTNTLQGVPDHKLGPDLDWLFQAKVDVPTFLKTYADKIVYMHLRDHLWTGVWSEALGEGIMDFGAIARQLKKSNFSGDITVEPAFPYGFKPTRPIRDSLKMSRQVVKKQFGI